From a region of the Nothobranchius furzeri strain GRZ-AD chromosome 12, NfurGRZ-RIMD1, whole genome shotgun sequence genome:
- the LOC107376472 gene encoding cytochrome P450 2K1: protein MKTALAQMELLKDFIFLLVSSPTTALGTVLILFILYFVAVSFASRDRRPEPPGPRHLPLLGNLLQLDLSRPQRTLCELSKKYGSVFTVYFGPKKVVVLSGYKAVKEALVGHADEFGERDILPIFSDVNKGHGILFANGESWKQMRRFALSTLRDFGMGKRIVEEKILEECSHLLQVFDNQNGKPFDTARPLNFATSNIICSFVYGSRFEYDDPRFIKLVTRANETIQKAGSPQVQIYNMFPWLVGWIKNRQVIKNNSEMSIRDVRDLIQQLKETLNPQMCRGLVDCFLIQKQKDEDSHVRDTHFHEDNLICTVTNLFAAGTDTTATTLRWALLLLAKYPHIQDQVQEELDRVIGNRHVRVDDRKNLPFTDAVIHETQRLANVVPMSIPHKTSQDVTFQGYLIKKGTVVFPLLTSVLYDETEWESPHTFNPSHFLNEEGKFIKRDAFLPFSAGRRVCLGESLARMELFLFFASLCQRFLFRPPPGVSEDELDLTPAVGFTVPPSPHELCAVSRQ, encoded by the exons ATGAAGACAGCTCTAGCACAGATGGAGCTTTTGAAGGATTTCATTTTCTTGCTCGTTTCCAGCCCCACCACAGCTCTGGGAACTGTTTTAATTTTGTTCATCCTTTATTTTGTTGCTGTCAGTTTCGCCTCCAGAGACAGGAGGCCAGAGCCTCCAGGACCAAGGCACCTGCCTCTTCTTGGCAACCTGCTGCAGCTTGATCTCAGCAGACCCCAAAGGACTCTCTGTGAG cttTCCAAGAAATATGGGTCTGTATTTACAGTTTATTTTGGACCAAAGAAAGTGGTTGTCCTTTCTGGGTACAAAGCAGTAAAAGAAGCTCTAGTCGGCCATGCAGATGAGTTTGGAGAACGAGACATCTTACCAATATTCTCTGATGTAAATAAAGGTCATG GAATTCTGTTTGCAAACGGAGAATCATGGAAGCAGATGAGACGCTTCGCCCTCTCCACCCTCAGAGACTTTGGGATGGGAAAAAGAATAGTGGAGGAAAAAATCCTAGAGGAGTGTAGccacctgcttcaagtgtttgACAATCAGAACG GTAAACCTTTTGATACGGCACGTCCACTAAATTTTGCCACATCGAACATAATCTGTTCCTTTGTGTATGGAAGTCGATTTGAGTATGATGATCCCCGATTCATAAAGCTGGTGACTCGAGCCAACGAGACGATACAGAAAGCAGGTTCACCCCAAGTCCAG ATCTATAACATGTTTCCTTGGCTGGTCGGTTGGATAAAAAACCGACAGGTGATTAAAAACAACTCTGAGATGTCCATCAGAGATGTGAGGGATTTAATCCAACAGCTGAAGGAAACTCTGAACCCTCAGATGTGCAGAGGACTTGTCGACTGTTTTCTCATCCAGAAGCAGAAAGATGAG GATTCTCATGTTAGAGACACTCACTTCCATGAGGACAACCTGATATGCACTGTGACCAACCTGTTTGCTGCTGGCACTGACACCACAGCTACAACACTGAGATGGGCTTTATTACTgctggccaaatatccacatattcaGG ACCAGGTCCAAGAGGAGCTGGACAGGGTGATAGGAAACCGTCATGTTCGGGTGGATGATCGTAAAAACCTGCCGTTCACCGATGCCGTCATCCATGAGACACAGAGGCTGGCTAACGTCGTTCCCATGTCCATTCCACACAAAACCAGCCAAGACGTCACCTTCCAGGGATACTTAATCAAAAAA GGGACTGTCGTGTTTCCTCTCCTTACTTCTGTCCTGTATGATGAGACTGAATGGGAAAGCCCTCATACCTTCAACCCCTCTCATTTCTTGAATGAAGAGGGTAAATTCATCAAGCGGGATGCCTTCTTGCCCTTTTCTGCAG GTCGCAGGGTTTGTCTCGGAGAGAGTCTGGCTAGGATGGAGCTCTTCCTGTTCTTTGCCTCGCTCTGTCAACGCTTTCTCTTCAGGCCTCCACCTGGAGTTTCAGAAGACGAGCTGGACCTGACCCCAGCTGTTGGCTTCACCGTCCCTCCTTCACCTCATGAGCTGTGTGCTGTCAGTCGCCAATGA
- the LOC129155857 gene encoding uncharacterized protein — MFSLKEFLRAPSREALEACRKSDLVEVAEHLDLHGTRTMTKQVLKETVIAALENLNLLPAKGTGDLPVLSPRADDAASHENGAGPSSAAPEETAPGYQTPPAHSKTPSSPLTLPKSDPVSPASTPSSLERFKLRLKVRMAQLKYEAEEKEKRRLMEMELEIRRMDLEADTQIKLKRLELEAQAWRRAEISQQSDPHVDTHKVVTEPDTTREETTPGIKQRLDISKCIVLVPPFREFEVDSYFQIFERIAAALEWPRDVWALILQCKLTGKAQEVMSSLSLSDSLDYECVKSAVLTAYELVPEAYRQRFRALTNKQPHQTFVEFAREKLLLFEKWVAASKVSSFTELKELILLEEFKRCLPERTVLYLNEQKVATLSSAALLADEYSLTHRVSGELPPRDARRPPMMRPAHSSSVNAHQPRCVYCHRSGHVVKDCYKLKRKNEQKTSPSREVGFITKNKQVVTEINDCFQPFLSKGVVQLNESSSDQAPVIILRDTGASQTLITSDVMIFNESSATGVSVLLNGINGEPISRPLHRVFLSCELARGYFDVAVCPSLPIAGVNLLLGNDVAGGNVVPPFQVLNDPCSETSSCVKEQPGNYPACVITRAQARKREETLLLSSLFEDGHNKEDNHVHDHNVDTTANTEGEGVSLTSGCLPLPRLTLGEEQRRDDSLNGCFRDFKSTDGDESGCCVVVREINYTTTRISIPHCHHKSRACHVQMQKLYHSPQASTSEVSEAAVCAAASFTPIPEGDAQLTLRSISSPRPTNPLSFSFCLILAVLLFLHHFTNLDLNRVSFLSRNENQQLLRWTLILQVRDLNRSMILALGARGPWFRSRNKRSREDVVADDRSRGFWCTVKATVKEK, encoded by the coding sequence ATGTTTTCTTTAAAGGAGTTTCTGCGTGCACCGTCGCGGGAAGCGCTCGAGGCCTGCCGCAAGAGcgatctggtggaggtggctgagcaCCTTGATCTCCATGGCACCCGCACAATGACGAAACAGGTTCTAAAAGAGACAGTTATTGCTGCCTTGGAAAACTTGAACTTGTTGCCTGCAAAAGGGACTGGAGATCTTCCTGTCCTTTCCCCGCGTGCGGATGACGCCGCAAgccatgagaacggagcaggaccATCTTCGGCGGCACCCGAGGAGACGGCTCCCGGCTACCAGACCCCGCCAGCTCACAGTAAGACCCCTTCTTCACCACTAACTTTGCCCAAGTCTGATCCTGTCTCACCAGCTTCTACTCCGAGTTCGCTGGAGCGTTTTAAACTACGTCTGAAAGTCCGAATGGCTCAGCTAAAGTATGAGGCCGAGGAAAAGGAGAAGCGCCGTCTGATGGAGATGGAGCTGGAGATCCGCAGAATGGATCTGGAAGCCGACACTCAGATCAAGCTAAAAAGACTTGAGCTGGAAGCCCAGGCTTGGAGACGAGCCGAGATTTCCCAACAAAGTGACCCACATGTTGACACGCACAAGGTTGTGACAGAACCCGACACCACAAGAGAAGAAACTACCCCTGGAATAAAACAGAGACTGGACATAAGTAAATGCATTGTGTTGGTGCCACCTTTTCGGGAGTTTgaggtggacagctacttccAGATATTTGAGCGCATTGCTGCAGCTCTTGAGTGGCCTCGTGACGTGTGGGCGTTGATCCTCCAGTGCAAGCTCACCGGAAAAGCCCAGGAGGTAATGTCTTCTTTGTCCCTTTCTGACAGTTTAGATTACGAATGTGTGAAAAGTGCAGTGTTAACTGCTTATGAACTGGTCCCAGAAGCATACCGACAAAGATTCCGAGCATTAACCAATAAACAGCCACATCAGACGTTTGTCGAGTTCGCCAGAGAAAAGCTTTTATTATTTGAAAAGTGGGTTGCAGCATCAAAAGTGTCTTCTTTTACTGAGCTGAAGGAATTAATCCTGTTAGAGGAGTTCAAGAGATGTTTACCGGAGCGCACCGTTTTATACTTGAATGAACAAAAGGTAGCGACTTTGTCTTCTGCAGCTTTGTTGGCGGATGAATATTCATTAACGCACCGCGTTAGCGGCGAACTGCCACCCAGAGATGCCAGACGGCCTCCTATGATGAGGCCTGCTCACAGCAGTTCGGTAAACGCCCACCAGCCAAGATGTGTTTACTGTCATCGGTCTGGGCATGTAGTAAAAGACTGTTAcaaattaaaaaggaaaaacgAACAGAAAACCTCCCCCTCACGTGAGGTTGGTTTTATAACGAAAAACAAGCAGGTCGTGACAGAAATAAACGACTGTTTTCAACCATTTTTGTCCAAAGGTGTGGTTCAGCTAAATGAGTCAAGTTCTGACCAAGCTCCAGTTATCATCTTGCGCGATACTGGGGCATCACAAACGCTCATAACTAGCGATGTCATGATTTTTAACGAGAGCAGTGCAACGGGCGTGTCAGTTCTGCTGAACGGAATAAATGGTGAGCCGATTTCTCGGCCGTTACACCGAGTCTTTCTTTCTTGCGAGCTAGCCAGAGGTTATTTTGATGTGGCGGTTTGCCCATCTTTGCCGATCGCTGGAGTAAATCTCCTGCTCGGAAACGATGTTGCTGGAGGAAATGTGGTCCCTCCATTCCAAGTTTTAAACGACCCGTGCTCAGAAACCAGTTCGTGTGTTAAGGAGCAGCCAGGAAATTATCCTGCATGTGTCATAACCCGTGCCCAGGCACGTAAACGGGAGGAAACCTTACTGTTATCCTCTCTCTTTGAGGATGGACACAATAAGGAGGACAATCACGTCCACGACCACAATGTGGACACTACCGCCAACACCGAGGGTGAAGGCGTGTCGCTCACGTCGGGGTGTCTGCCCTTACCCCGGCTGACTTTAGGAGAGGAGCAGCGTCGTGATGACAGCTTGAATGGATGTTTTCGGGACTTTAAGagtactgatggtgatgagtccgGTTGTTGTGTTGTGGTGAGGGAAATCAATTATACTACTACTAGAATTTCCATTCCTCATTGTCACCACAAGTCTAGGGCTTGTCACGTCCAAATGCAGAAGCTTTACCATTCCCCTCAGGCATCAACATCAGAGGTTTCTGAAGCTGCGGTGTGCGCAGCCGCATCCTTCACTCCCATCCCTGAGGGGGACGCCCAGCTAACACTGCGTTCCATTTCTAGTCCACGACCGACAAAccctctttccttttctttctgtCTCATTCTTGCCGTGTTACTGTTTTTGCATCATTTCACTAATCTCGATCTTAACCGTGTAAGTTTTCTCTCCAGGAATGAAAATCAACAGTTGCTGAGGTGGACCCTCATACTTCAAGTGCGGGACCTTAACAGGAGTATGATcctcgctttgggtgcgagaggtccctggTTCAGATCCCGGAATAAGAGGAGCCGCGAGGATGTGGTTGCTGATGATCGGTCTCGCGGTTTTTGGTGCACTGTAAAGGCGACAGTAAAAGAGAAATAA
- the LOC107376157 gene encoding cytochrome P450 2K1 produces MLELVFQSSTSVWLFSVFIVLLVLNLFHSSPKEREPPGPRGLPLIGNLFQVDLKRLDQNLFNLSKEYGPVFQVSFGPKKVVVLAGYRTVKQALVNHAEEFGSREINPIFHIFNQGHGILFSNGDSWKEMRRFALTTLKDFGMGRKMSEEIIIEECRYLIQEFELFKGTAFKNTQAISYAVSNVISALMFGKRFDYKDPVLQAMVERDNETIHLTGSASIQIYNFIPWLGPFLKNWRDIVKNVEDGKADVRKKIAELKETLDPELCRCFIDAFLLHREHLEDSDTSSSYYHDENLLYSVANLFAAGTDTTATTLKWCLLYMAKFPQVQDRVQEELSRVVGNRQVQTEDRKNLPYTDAVIHESHRMANIAPIAIPHTASKDVSFQGYFIKKGTTVFPLLTSVLYDESEWESPHSFNPSHFLDEEGKFVRRDAFMPFSAGRRACLGESLARMEIFLFLTSLLQHFRFTPSPGVSVDDLDLEPLVGFTLAPKPQKLCAVLRL; encoded by the exons ATGTTGGAGCTTGTTTTTCAATCCTCCACTTCAGTCTGGCTGTTCAGCGTTTTTATTGTTCTGCTGGTTCTCAACCTGTTCCACAGCTCCCCCAAAGAAAGAGAACCTCCAGGACCCAGAGGCCTTCCTCTGATCGGTAACCTGTTTCAGGTGGATCTGAAGAGACTCGACCAAAACCTGTTTAAT CTGTCGAAAGAATATGGGCCAGTTTTCCAAGTGTCCTTTGGACCAAAGAAGGTGGTGGTCCTGGCCGGGTACAGGACAGTCAAACAGGCTCTGGTCAACCATGCTGAGGAATTTGGAAGCAGGGAGATTAATccaatttttcatattttcaacCAGGGACACG GTATTCTGTTTTCTAACGGAGACTCGTGGAAGGAAATGAGGCGTTTTGCTCTGACCACACTGAAGGACTTTGGAATGGGCAGGAAGATGAGTGAAGAGATAATTATAGAGGAATGTCGCTACCTCATCCAAGAGTTTGAGCTTTTTAAAG GTACAGCCTTCAAAAACACCCAGGCTATCAGCTATGCTGTTTCAAACGTGATCTCTGCTCTGATGTTTGGGAAGAGATTTGATTACAAAGATCCCGTCCTCCAAGCTATGGTGGAAAGAGATAACGAGACCATTCATCTGACAGGATCTGCGTCAATCCAG ATTTACAACTTTATTCCTTGGCTGGGTCCTTTTCTGAAGAACTGGAGGGATATTGTTAAGAACGTGGAGGATGGTAAAGCAGATGTAAGGAAGAAAATAGCAGAACTGAAGGAGACTCTGGACCCTGAGCTCTGCAGATGCTTCATTGATGCTTTTCTACTTCATAGAGAACATCTAGAG GATTCTGACACAAGCAGCTCATACTACCATGACGAAAACCTGCTGTACAGTGTGGCAAATCTGTTTGCAGCTGGAACTGATACCACAGCTACTACTCTGAAGTGGTGTCTCCTTTACATGGCCAAGTTTCCTCAGGTTCAGG ATCGGGTCCAGGAGGAGCTGAGCAGGGTGGTTGGAAACCGGCAAGTTCAAACAGAGGACAGGAAGAACTTGCCGTACACTGATGCTGTCATCCACGAGTCACACAGAATGGCTAACATCGCCCCCATCGCCATTCCTCACACCGCAAGCAAAGATGTTTCCTTTCAAGGTTATTTCATCAAAAAG GGAACAACAGTTTTCCCTCTTCTCACGTCTGTCCTGTATGATGAGAGTGAATGGGAGAGCCCCCACAGCTTTAACCCTTCTCATTTCCTGGATGAAGAGGGTAAATTCGTCAGGAGAGATGCCTTCATGCCATTTTCTGCAG GTCGCAGGGCGTGTCTTGGGGAAAGTTTGGCTAGAATGGAGATCTTCCTCTTCCTCACATCTCTTCTTCAGCATTTCCGCTTCACTCCCTCACCTGGAGTGTCAGTAGATGACTTGGATCTGGAACCACTTGTGGGCTTCACTCTGGCTCCTAAACCTCAGAAGCTGTGTGCTGTCCTTCGCCTCTGA